The sequence below is a genomic window from Sphingomonas crusticola.
TGGTCAAGGCCGGGCATGATGTGCGGGCCTTCGATCTGGCGGAAGCTGCGCTCGCCCATGCCGAGGAAGCGGGCTGTACCCGCGTCAAATCCGCGCGCGAAGCCGCCGCCGACGTCGATGCGGTCGTCACCATGCTGCCGGCCGGCGCGCACGTGCGGCAGGTCTATGCCGATTGCGTGATCGGCGCCGCGCCGAGCAGCGCGATCCTGATCGATTGCTCGACGATCGACGTCAGCAGCGCCAAGGCAGTCGGTGCTTCCGCCGCCGATCAGGGCTATGCGATGGTGGATGCCCCGGTTTCGGGCGGGATCGCGGCGGCCAATGGCGGCACGCTCACCTTCATGGTCGGCGGATCGGCGGACGCCTTCGCCCGGGCCGAACCGATCCTGGCGGCAATGGGCAAGGCCGTGATTCACGCCGGCGCCAGCGGCGCCGGCCAGGCCGCCAAGATCGCCAATAATATGCTGCTCGGTGCGACGATGGTTGCCACGTGCGAAGCGTTCCTGCTGGCAAAGAAACTCGGCCTCGATCTCCAGACCTTCTACGACATATCGTCCAAGGCGTCGGGCCAGAGCTGGTCGATGACGAGCTATTGTCCGGTCCCCGGCGTCGGCCCGGATACGCCGGCCGACCGCGACTATCAGGGCGGCTTCGCGACCGCGCTTATGCTCAAGGATCTCAAGCTGGCGATGGCCGCCGCGCACGATTCCAATGCCAGCGTGCCGATGGGCGCCGCCGCCGAGGCGCTCTACCAGGCCTTCGCCAATGGCGGGAATGGCAGCCTCGATTTCTCCGCGATCATCAGGATGCTGGAGGGCGAGGGCGCGAGGGCCTGATCGTCATCCCAGCGGAGGCTGGGATCCATGGGCCAGCGGCAACCGTGCCGCGCATGGTGAGAGCCATGGGCCCCAGCCTTCGCTGGGGCGACGGACAATATTCAGCCCAACGCCTTCTGCCGCCGCCGCTGGACCGATGAGCCCAGCCCGATCGCCTCGCGATACTTCGCGACGGTGCGGCGCGCGATGTCGAACCCGCGGGCATTGAGGATCTCGACGAGCTTGTCGTCGGACAGCACGTCCTTGCCCTCGTCGGCGATCAGCTTGGCGATGTGGCTCTTCACCGCTTCGGCCGACACGCCCTCGCCGTCGGCGCCGGACACGCCGCTCGTGAAGAAATATTTGAGCTCGAACAGGCCGCGCTCGCACGACAGATATTTGTTGGATGTCACGCGGCTGACGGTGGATTCGTGCATGCCGATCGCGTCGGCGACGGTGCGCAAGGTCAGCGGCCGCAGATGCGCCACGCCGTGCAGAAAGAATGGCTCCTGCTGTTTCACGATCTCGGTCGCGACCTTGATGATCGTGCGCGCGCGCTGGTCGAGCGCCTTGATCAGCCAGTTGGCGCTGGCGAGGCAATCGGCCAGCCACGCCTTGCCGCTCTTGTCCTGCGCCCCGGCGGACAGCTCGCCATAATAGCGCCGGTCGATGAGCAGCCGTGGCAGGGTCGCGTTATTGAGTTCGATCACCCAGCCGCCGCGGGTACGGGCGATGAACACGTCGGGCGACACCGGCGGCGCGCGCTCGCCGCCGAAGCGCAAACCTGGCTTGGGGTCGTAGGTGCGAAGCTCGCGGATCATGTCCGCGAAATCCTCTTCGTCGACATCGCACAGCCGCCTCAGCTGCGGCAGCTGGCCCTTGGCGAGCATGTCGAGATTGGCCAGCATCACCGCCATGCACGGATCGTAGCGATCGGCTTCCCTGGCCTGCAGCGCCAGGCACTCGCCAAGGCTGCGCGCGCCGACGCCGGTCGGGTCGAAGCCCTGCACGACGGCAAGGATGCGCTCGACCTGCTCGCTGACGGTGC
It includes:
- the mmsB gene encoding 3-hydroxyisobutyrate dehydrogenase, which translates into the protein MKIGFIGLGNMGGGMAANLVKAGHDVRAFDLAEAALAHAEEAGCTRVKSAREAAADVDAVVTMLPAGAHVRQVYADCVIGAAPSSAILIDCSTIDVSSAKAVGASAADQGYAMVDAPVSGGIAAANGGTLTFMVGGSADAFARAEPILAAMGKAVIHAGASGAGQAAKIANNMLLGATMVATCEAFLLAKKLGLDLQTFYDISSKASGQSWSMTSYCPVPGVGPDTPADRDYQGGFATALMLKDLKLAMAAAHDSNASVPMGAAAEALYQAFANGGNGSLDFSAIIRMLEGEGARA
- the rpoN gene encoding RNA polymerase factor sigma-54, coding for MSLAPRLDLRQSQSLVMTPQLQQAIKLLALSNLELEGVIAEELEKNPLLAAGGEDGEPQQAETAAPEAAESEPLTADRLIESGDAQADAPLDVDYDAETFHHDSASDSGSGAGGQLGMDGLGGAAPDDGPDMDALAAGAPSLHDHLLTQAGELLDGHELAIAECIIDAIDEAGYLEQPIGELAEALGTVSEQVERILAVVQGFDPTGVGARSLGECLALQAREADRYDPCMAVMLANLDMLAKGQLPQLRRLCDVDEEDFADMIRELRTYDPKPGLRFGGERAPPVSPDVFIARTRGGWVIELNNATLPRLLIDRRYYGELSAGAQDKSGKAWLADCLASANWLIKALDQRARTIIKVATEIVKQQEPFFLHGVAHLRPLTLRTVADAIGMHESTVSRVTSNKYLSCERGLFELKYFFTSGVSGADGEGVSAEAVKSHIAKLIADEGKDVLSDDKLVEILNARGFDIARRTVAKYREAIGLGSSVQRRRQKALG